AGACCTCGCCAGAAAGAACACCCCAGAGACGAATGCCACGCATGTGAATGCGCATGAAGCCAGCGAACTCGGTGTAGTTAGTACCATCGAAGATCACCGGACAGCGAGGGACAACTACATAGCCCAATGCAGCAGACATTTTTTTTAGCAGAGATCAGACCTTCCAATCGGGAACGGGATGCTCGATCTGGGCAGAGAAATCGATCGAGGCAGTCAGGCCGAGCAATCAAGGGCAACGGCGGGAGGCGTCAATCAGCAGGGAACGAGGCCGGTTGGGGAGCGGAAGGTGGATCGCGCCCAACCGCAGCACAGAGCGAGCAGAACCTTGGATTCGATCAGATGCAGAACAGCGCCAAGGGGAGGGAGGTCGTCGAGCGGATCTGCCGCtacctcgaggccgaggccgtgCTGCAGGAACCTCTCGGCACAGCGGGTCTGGCGAGCGGGCGGCACCGGATCGTGGTCTCCTGCCTGAACTGCGTCCAGTCGTCGGGGCGGTCCGGAAGCAGTTGCAGCGACGGCGGCTTCGAGCGGGAGGGAGCGAGGAGCGGCTTCGAGCGGGGGGAGCCTTCGAGCGGGAGAGAAGACGAGCCGGACTTGATCGAGACGGATCAATAGCACGAGTTGCAGCGTGGAAAAAATTGACctagctctaataccatgttaggaataagcaacttgtattcccatgaggccataggccgatatatatacatgtacaggtgtggaacatatgcagaaaaccccttatacaacaggataaatacaaaggggtacatgacctatattataactctaacagtTAGAACTATCCTTGACTATGTAGTCGTCCTACATTGAAGCGAGTATTGGACACGAGAGATTTAATTATATTGTTCAGTTTTTATCAACCCAGGAAGAAAATATGAGGGGAAATTCATACATAGAAAGTTTAGTAAACCCACACCGGAAAGAAAAACAGCAAACAATGTTCACTTACACTACTCACCAGTTAGTCTTCATATTTGTCCTAGCAGCTTGGCCAACCTATTTTCTTTGTTGTCGTCGTCGGCAAGCTGGCAGGATGACATCCTCATCCCAGACAGCTCTGGTTCTTCTACAGCAGATAGTTGACAGTGAAGCATAATCTAGAAGGGGGAAATTAAGGAAAGAGCAGGGAATTAGTGAACTGAACATCGAAAGCGAGTAGGTGTAAGACTTATAACTCAAACAACAATTCTTTCGCCCCTATAAATTAAAAGAATTTTCTGTTTGACAGCATATATCCAAAGGAACAAACATGTTGTCTGTTTTATTTCCTTGACACACATCTACCCAGCGATCAAATGGTTCAcacctttttttcttcttttgacACATATCTCCTGAATAATCAAATGGTCGAATTCAAAGTACAGCAGTCATATTAGTGTGCCCGTTGTATCAGTTTTATGATTGGAATACGGTTTTCCCTGCATAAAAACAGATCCAAACAGCCAAGCCAACCGTCCAAAAGGTCTATGTATGTAACTAAATCAATAATCTAAAATCAGCAAGCAACATGCTTGCTGGGGAACACATGCTACTCTCCCAAGCACGATCTAGTTCACAAGAATTAGATACAAATGATTTAAATAAACAAATGGGAAACACATGATACTCTCCCAAGCAAAACCAGATACCTGACTAAAATGACCGGAGGCCAAGTTCACATATGCTCTAGCCATGATTTCCCCCAATTTTCTGCAACCAAAATGAAAGTGCATGATTAATTTAGCAGCAGGTACAAGCACACACTTAACAAGGGACAATCCTCACTTGGGTATCAGAGGCGAACATGTGTGCATGACTAATTTAGAAGCAGGTAAAACAACACACTTAACAGGGGACAATCCTAACCTAGGTTTCAGAGGGGCATGGTTGAAGAACAAACACGTCGTCCTACCTCCTTGTTCAATTCATCCCTTCCCACTTCAAAAAAGAAACAGATTGACACAGTTCAGTAACAATAATAGTAGCACATTGTTTCATAAGATTTTATATGACAGAAATTTAGACGGGTTTAAACTAAAAAAAAGATAGAGCTGTCTAGGCATGGAAGAAAAAACCGAGTGGAGTAGGATATCACCAGGAGCCTAGGCATGTCATTCTGGCCTTACCGACGCCAAACTGAAAGAGGGTCATTGCCTGCTCTCCTTATCGAAGCCAAATTTGAAGAGGGTCATTGCCTGCTCTCCTTTTTGCTCCCACCCAATTATCACCTGGTTGTAAGGGAGAGGCGGTGATGGCTTGGATCCACCCTGATCTTTTGCCCTGGTGGCCGGATTCGTCCCTCTCTGTTCACCAGCAGGGGAGTGCATGAGAGAGAATAAGAGAGATCTGGAAAAAGGGATTGACAAGTGGTGATGGGAGGAGGACGGGGAGAAGGAGAGAGAAGAAGGTAGGGCAGAAATTAAAACGAGATTCAGTAAGCTGCTTCAGAAATAAGAACAAAGTACACTGCTTTAGGATACTTTATATGAGTGAATCAGGCCCAGATATATCTTCCAAAAAGAATTCATGTGTACAACAACGATAGCCCTAGGGAGTGAAGAAATGGCATTATAATACCACGAGGGCAATGGATCCAACTCACCTTCATGTAGTCAGCAACATGACCTTCATAGATGTATTTGCGGTGAATCTCAGCGCCCAGCTGCTTCTTATCCTTCTTGAAGCCAGCAAGTCTCTTGTCACTGTGCGGAATATCAAGACCACCATCCAAAGCTCCCTGAAGTAGCCAACAGAGTGAAGCGGGTCTCAAACGGATAAATTGTATGCTCCCTAATTCAATAGCTTAGAACCCCCTAAATATAGAATAAAAGAAACACACCGACAACAGGCAATAAATTCAGTCCAAGATTAGGCATCCGGACCGCCCATGGAGCCACCTTCCGCTCCCGCGTGAGGAGGAAACAAGCCACTTCTTTCGCGCGTCCACCACCTGGACCATCGGGGATGGACGGACCTGCCGCTTCTGGATCGACCACTGGATCAATGGGTCTTCGGCCGCCGAGATTGCCCCCGCTCTCGTAGCACTCGTGccgcgccggcggcggcgccaaCGCCTCGTCTCTGAGGCCCTTCAAAACTC
This genomic window from Aegilops tauschii subsp. strangulata cultivar AL8/78 chromosome 4, Aet v6.0, whole genome shotgun sequence contains:
- the LOC120971004 gene encoding uncharacterized protein isoform X3, which gives rise to MQIANNKFGCALTLRRGACAVRWCGGLRRWGADTCSLCTVASPRISCAPQPSPSRHSRSRSKDAEAVQSRGRVGRSGREGFTYLFYTDKSSLSRIAMGALDGGLDIPHSDKRLAGFKKDKKQLGAEIHRKYIYEGHVADYMKRGTNPATRAKDQGGSKPSPPLPYNQVIIGWEQKGEQAMTLFKFGFDKESRQ